In Camelina sativa cultivar DH55 chromosome 16, Cs, whole genome shotgun sequence, a single window of DNA contains:
- the LOC104750971 gene encoding uncharacterized protein LOC104750971 isoform X1 — translation MRLHASYLTLGTLLPDHSSSSKKKWSAPSIIDNAITYIPKLQNEVGELTLRKQKLVELERRGPSIRAILVLELGESGYEAVVQICLKKENEDEFSNLLHVMEVQGLSILSASTSLVCREQRVVCYNFHVKVCLLFVFFISL, via the exons ATGAGACTTCATGCCTCTTACCTCACTCTCGGCACTCTTCTTCCtgatcactcttcttcttccaag AAGAAATGGTCTGCACCGTCTATCATCGATAATGCAATAACTTACATTCCCAAGCTGCAAAATGAAGTTGGAGAGCTAACTCTAAGAAAGCAGAAACTTGTGGAGTTAGAGAGACGAGGTCCTTCCATTCGAGCAATCTTGGTTCTTGAGTTGGGAGAATCAGGTTATGAGGCTGTTGTACAGATATGCTTGAAGAAGGAAAACGAAGACGAGTTCTCGAACCTCCTTCATGTAATGGAGGTGCAAGGTTTGAGTATTTTAAGTGCTTCTACTTCTCTAGTTTGCCGAGAGCAAAGGGTGGTTTGCTATAATTTTCATGTCAAGGTGTGTCtcctctttgtcttcttcatt
- the LOC104750972 gene encoding pentatricopeptide repeat-containing protein At1g71210-like yields IANKSHDIESNVAITDRLTKVRVLRVFWWPSVLVASPSRSCEGMLLRRRILSLSASSFRNCNSGNKVDAISSHFPFSTFSSRASSSSSSITPGDILVREWKDWFKHRGVKQSHQLIDRIFDILRTPSNDGDDRAFYLHLSDLRLRLTEKFVLDVLSHTRNDILSCLKFFDWAARQPGFHHTRATFHAIFKILRGAKLVTLMIEILDRSVGVEGYRHSLRLCDALVVGYAVAGRTDIALQHFGNMRFRGLDLDSFGYHVLLNALVEEKCFDTVDVIFEQISERGFVCAVTHSILVKKLCKQGKLDDAEGYIRALLPNDPAGCGSGLGILVDALCTKRKFQEATKLLDDIKVVGTVDMDRAYNIWIKALMKAGFLNNTADFLQKISPLEGCELEVFRYNSLVFQLLKENDLDGVYDILTEMMVRGVSPNKKTMNAALCFFCKAGFVDEALELYRSRSEIGFAPTATSYNYLIHTLCANGSVEQAYDVLKGAMDRGHFLGGKTFSTLTNALCWKGKPDMAKELFIAAAEQDLLPKRIAGGNIISALCNVGKVEDALMINELFNRSGVDTSFKMFISLIYGSITIMRGDIAAELIIGMQEKGYTPIRTLFRNVIRCVCEMESGGKNFFTTLLEFQLSLWEHKVQAYNLFIEGAGFAGKPKLARLVYDMMDTDGMKPTLDSNILMLQSYLKNEKMADALHFFHDLREKGEIKNRLYHVMIVGLCKANRLDDAMHFLEEMKSEGLRPSIECYELNIQKLCNEERYEEAVGLVNDFRKSGRRITAFIGNVLLHNAMKSKGVYEAWTRMRDVEEKIPEMKSLGELIGLFSGRIDMEVQLKRLDEVIEKCYTLDIYTYNMLLRMIVMNQAEDAYEMVERICRRGYEPNEWTDSILKRAGRILEGRNLQSSLGRNGWNRERQRE; encoded by the coding sequence ATAGCCAACAAAAGCCACGACATCGAGTCTAACGTGGCGATCACTGACCGGCTCACAAAAGTTAGGGTTTTACGAGTTTTTTGGTGGCCTTCGGTGTTGGTTGCGTCACCGTCGAGATCATGCGAAGGGATGCTCCTCAGGCGGAGGATACTATCGCTCTCTGCGTCGTCGTTCAGAAACTGCAATTCCGGTAACAAAGTCGACGCTATCTCTTCTCATTTCCCGTTCTCTACCTTCTCCTctagagcttcttcttcttcttcttcaatcactCCCGGAGATATCCTAGTCCGCGAATGGAAAGACTGGTTTAAGCATCGAGGTGTGAAGCAGAGTCACCAGTTAATCGATCGAATCTTCGATATCCTCCGAACTCCTTCTAACGATGGAGATGACAGAGCTTTCTACCTCCACCTCTCCGACCTCCGACTCCGTCTTACTGAGAAATTCGTACTCGACGTGCTTTCACACACTCGTAACGATATCCTCTCTTGTCTTAAATTCTTCGATTGGGCTGCTCGTCAGCCTGGGTTTCATCACACCCGTGCTACTTTTCACGCCATCTTCAAGATCCTTCGTGGTGCTAAGCTTGTGACTCTTATGATTGAAATCTTGGATCGAAGTGTTGGCGTTGAAGGTTATCGCCATTCGCTTCGTCTATGTGATGCGCTCGTTGTGGGatatgctgttgctggtcgtacTGATATAGCTCTTCAGCATTTTGGTAACATGAGGTTCCGAGGTTTGGATTTGGATTCGTTTGGGTATCATGTGCTTCTTAATGCACTTGTTGAGGAGAAGTGTTTTGATACGGTTGATGTCATCTTCGAGCAGATCTCTGAGCGTGGCTTTGTTTGTGCTGTCACGCATTCCATTTTGGTGAAGAAGTTGTGCAAGCAAGGGAAACTTGATGATGCTGAAGGTTATATCCGAGCTTTGCTCCCCAATGATCCTGCTGGATGCGGTTCTGGTTTAGGCATTTTGGTCGATGCTCTGTGTACCAAACGGAAATTTCAGGAAGCTACTAAGttgttagatgatatcaaagtGGTGGGAACAGTGGATATGGACCGTGCTTATAACATTTGGATTAAGGCTCTTATGAAAGCTGGATTTTTGAATAACACTGCGGATTTCTTGCAGAAAATTAGTCCTTTAGAAGGTTGTGAACTCGAAGTTTTCAGGTATAACTCTTTGGTCTTTCAACTTTTGAAAGAGAACGATCTTGATGGTGTGTATGATATCCTGACGGAGATGATGGTACGTGGAGTTTCACCTAATAAGAAAACGATGAATGCAGCTTTATGCTTCTTTTGCAAAGCCGGATTTGTAGATGAAGCCCTCGAGTTATACAGGTCGAGATCAGAAATTGGCTTTGCTCCTACTGCCACGTCTTACAACTATCTGATTCATACCCTTTGCGCCAATGGAAGTGTTGAACAAGCTTATGATGTCTTGAAGGGGGCGATGGACCGAGGGCATTTTCTTGGAGGAAAGACTTTTAGTACACTTACCAATGCCTTGTGTTGGAAAGGGAAGCCTGACATGGCAAAGGAGCTGTTTATTGCTGCCGCAGAACAGGACTTATTGCCTAAACGTATAGCTGGTGGCAATATTATATCAGCCCTTTGCAATGTTGGGAAAGTGGAGGACGCTCTTATGATTAATGAGCTATTCAATAGAAGTGGTGTAGATACCTCCTTCAAAATGTTCATCAGCTTGATATACGGCTCAATCACAATAATGAGGGGAGACATAGCTGCTGAACTTATCATCGGGATGCAGGAAAAGGGTTACACCCCGATCCGTACTCTCTTTCGAAATGTTATTCGATGTGTTTGTGAGATGGAAAGTGGtggaaaaaacttttttactaCTTTGCTTGAGTTCCAGTTGTCACTTTGGGAACACAAAGTTCAGGCCTACAACTTATTCATCGAAGGAGCTGGGTTTGCAGGGAAACCAAAACTAGCAAGACTAGTGTATGATATGATGGATACAGATGGGATGAAGCCCACACTAGATTCAAACATTCTCATGCTTCAGAGTTATcttaaaaatgagaaaatggCCGATGCTCTTCACTTTTTCCATGACCTGCGTGAAAAAGGTGAGATCAAAAACAGACTTTACCATGTTATGATTGTTGGCCTCTGTAAAGCAAATAGATTGGATGATGCGATGCATTTCTTGGAAGAAATGAAGAGTGAAGGACTGCGGCCTAGTATCGAATGTTACGAACTAAACATACAAAAGTTGTGCAACGAAGAAAGGTATGAGGAGGCAGTTGGATTAGTCAATGATTTTAGGAAAAGCGGGCGCCGTATTACAGCTTTCATCGGTAATGTTCTTTTGCATAACGCAATGAAGAGCAAAGGGGTGTATGAAGCATGGACACGGATGAGAGATGTAGAAGAAAAGATCCCTGAGATGAAGTCACTTGGTGAGTTGATAGGATTATTTTCGGGACGCATCGATATGGAAGTACAACTGAAGCGGTTAGATGAAGTTATAGAGAAATGCTATACACTTGATATATACACGTACAATATGCTGTTGAGAATGATTGTGATGAACCAGGCGGAAGATGCATATGAGATGGTTGAAAGAATATGTCGGAGAGGGTATGAGCCTAATGAGTGGACTGACAGTATCCTTAAACGGGCTGGCCGCATACTAGAGGGACGGAATTTGCAGTCAAGCTTAGGGAGGAATGGTTGGAATAGAGAGAGACAACGTGAATAA
- the LOC104750974 gene encoding COP9 signalosome complex subunit 5a isoform X1 gives MEGSSTMMARKTWELENNIITVDQPDSTSDTVFYYDDTAQSRFQQEKPWANDPHYFKRVKISALALLKMVVHARSGGTIEIMGLMQGKTDGDAIIVMDAFALPVEGTETRVNAQADAYEYMVEYSQTNKLAGRLENVVGWYHSHPGYGCWLSGIDVSTQRLNQQYQEPFLAVVIDPTRTVSAGKVEIGAFRTYSEGYKPPDEPVSEYQTIPLNKIEDFGVHCKQYYSLDITYFKSSLDSHLLDLLWNKYWVNTLSSSPLLGSGDYVAGQISDLAEKLEQAESHLNHSRFGGIVPSSLHKKKEDESQLTKITRDSSKITVEQVHGLMSQVIKDVLFNTVRQSNNKSPNDLSDTEPMITS, from the exons atggagggtTCGTCGACGATGATGGCAAGGAAGACATGGGAACTGGAGAACAACATTATAACAGTAGACCAACCTGATTCAACCTCTGACACTGTCTTCTACTACGACGATACTGCGCAGAGTAGGTTCCAGCAGGAGAAACCATGGGCTAATGATCCTCACTACTTCAAGCGAGTTAAGATCTCAGCGCTCGCTCTTCTTAAGATGGTGGTCCACGCTCGCTCTGGTGGCACTATTGAAATCATGGGTCTTATGCAAGGTAAGACCGATGGTGATGCTATCATTGTTATGGATGCTTTTGCTTTGCCTGTGGAAGGTACTGAGACTAGGGTTAATGCTCAGGCTGATGCCTATGAGTACATGGTTGAGTATTCTCAGACCAACAAGCTC GCTGGGCGGTTGGAGAATGTTGTTGGATGGTATCACTCCCACCCTGGATATGGATGCTGGCTCTCGGGTA TTGACGTTTCTACGCAGAGGCTTAACCAACAGTATCAAGAGCCTTTTTTAGCTGTTGTTATTGATCCAACAAGGACTGTTTCAGCTGGTAAAGTTGAGATTGGAGCATTCAGAACATATTCAGAAGGATATAAGCCTCCAGATGAACCTGTTTCCGAGTATCAAACTATTCCTTTAAATAAAATCGAGGACTTTGGTGTTCACTGCAAACAG TACTATTCATTGGATATCACTTATTTCAAGTCATCTCTTGATAGCCACCTTCTGGATCTCCTATGGAACAAGTACTGGGTGaacactctttcttcttccccacTGCTGGGTAGTGGGGACTATGTTGCCGGACAAATATCAGACTTGG CTGAGAAGCTTGAGCAAGCGGAGAGTCATCTGAATCATTCTCGCTTTGGAGGAATTGTTCCATCATCCCTTCATAAGAAAAAAGAG GATGAGTCACAACTAACTAAGATAACTAGGGATAGTTCAAAGATTACTGTGGAACAGGTCCATGGACTAATGTCGCAG GTGATCAAAGATGTATTATTCAACACAGTGCGTCAGTCCAACAACAAATCTCCCAATGACTTGTCGGATACAGAGCCTATGATTACATCTTGA
- the LOC104750973 gene encoding UDP-glucose:glycoprotein glucosyltransferase-like → MGTNLRSWLYLILLFFVIVGVNAQNRRPKNVQVAVKAKWQGTPLLLEAGELISKESKQLFWEFTDAWLGSDGDDDDTDCKSARDCLLKISKQASTLLAQPVASLFHFSLTLRSASPRLVLYRQLADESLSSFPHGDDPSANGCCWVDTGSSLFYDVADLESWLASSPAAGDAVQGPELFDFDHVHFDSRAGSPVAVLYGAVGTDCFRKFHLSLAKAAKEGKVTYVVRPVLPSGCEGKTRPCGAIGARDNVSLAGYGVELALKNMEYKAMDDSAIKKGITLEDPRTEDLSQDVRGFIFSKILDRKPELRSEVMAFRDYLLSSTVSDTLDVWELKDLGHQTAQRIVHASDPLQSMQEINQNFPSVVSSLSRMKLNESIKDEILSNQRMVPPGKALLALNGALLNIEDMDLYMLMDLAHQELSLANQFSKLKIPVGAIRKLLLTTPLPEPDSYRVDFRSVHVNYLNNLEEDDMYKRWRSNLNEILMPAFPGQLRYIRKNLFHAVYVIDPATACGLESIDTLRSLYENQVPVRFGVILYSTQLIKTIEENGGQIPSSDAQVKEDISTMVIRLFLYIKEHHGIQTAFQFLGNINTLRTESADSSEEDIEQEHVDGAFVETILPKVKSPPQDMLLKLQQEHTLKEASEASSMFVFKLGLAKLKCSFLMNGLVFDSVEEETLLNAMNDELPKIQEQVYYGQIESHTNVLDKLLSESGLSRYNPQIISGGKNKPRFVSLASSTREGESMLNDVNYLHSPETSDDVKYVTHLLAADVATKKGMKLLHEGVRYLIGGSKSARLGVLFSSSQNADPNSLLFIKFFEKTASSFSHEEKVLYFLDKLCLFYEREYLLKTSVESASSQMFVDKVAELAEEYGLSSKAYRSCLAESLDEQLLKRLTKVAKFVSWELGLESDANAIISNGRVIFPVDERTFLGQDLHLLESMEFNQRVKPVQEIIEGIEWQEVDPDLLTSKYFSDVFMFVSSAMATRDRSSESARFEVLNSEYSAVLLGNENATIHIDAVIDPLSLTGQKLASLLQVLQKHVQTSMRIVLNPMSSLVDIPLKNYYRYVLPNTDDYSSTGFDVDGPKAFFANMPLSKTLTMNLDVPEPWLVEPVIAIHDLDNILLENLGDTTTLQAVFEVESLVLTGHCAEKDHEAPRGLQLILGTKNKPHLVDTLVMANLGYWQMKVSPGVWYLQLAPGRSSELYVLKGGNDGNQDQSSLKRITIDDLRGKVVHLEVVKRKGKEHEKLLVPSDDDDGVQQSNERRSWNSNFLKWASGFVGGRQQSMKGDSKKEHEKGGRQGKTINIFSIASGHL, encoded by the exons ATGGGGACCAATCTGAGATCTTGGCTTtatctcattcttctctttttcgtCATCGTCGGCGTCAACGCTCAGAATCGGAGACCTAAGAATGTTCAGGTGGCTGTTAAGGCTAAGTGGCAGGGTACTCCTCTTCTCCTCGAGGCTGG AGAGTTGATTTCGAAAGAATCGAAGCAGTTGTTTTGGGAGTTCACTGATGCTTGGCTTGGTTccgatggagatgatgatgatactgatTGCAAATCAGCTAGAGATTGTCTTCTTAAGATATCTAAACAAGCTTCGACTCTGTTAGCTCAACCAGTGGCTTCTCTTTTCCATTTCTCACTTACTTTGAGATCTGCCTCCCCCCGGCTTGTGCTTTACCGTCAATTAGCTGATGAGTCTCTATCTTCTTTCCCTCACGGCGATGATCCTTCTGCGAATGGGTGCTGTTGGGTTGATACTGGCTCCTCTCTCTTTTATGATGTTGCAGATCTTGAATCCTGGCTCGCATCTTCCCCTGC TGCTGGAGACGCGGTTCAGGGGCCTGAGCTCTTCGACTTTGATCACGTTCATTTTGATTCAAGAGCTGGAAGCCCAGTTGCCGTTCTCTATGGTGCAGTTGGGACTGATTGCTTTAGGAAATTTCACCTCTCGCTTGCTAAAGCAGCCAAAGag GGAAAAGTTACTTATGTTGTTAGACCAGTATTACCTTCGGGTTGTGAAGGCAAAACCAGACCCTGCGGTGCCATTGGGGCAAGAGATAATGTTAGCTTAGCTGGCTATGGTGTGGAGCTTGCTTTGAAGAACATGGAGTACAAGGCAATGGATGATAGTGCTATAAAGAAAG GTATCACTCTTGAAGATCCAAGGACTGAAGATCTTAGTCAAGATGTTAGGGGCTTTATATTCTCAAAAATCCTG GACAGGAAACCTGAGCTAAGATCAGAAGTCATGGCTTTTAGGGATTATCTCCTATCATCAACAGTATCAGACACGCTTGATGTTTGGGAGCTCAAGG ATTTAGGACACCAAACAGCGCAGAGAATAGTCCATGCCTCTGATCCCCTGCAGTCTATGCaagaaattaatcaaaactTCCCTAGTGTAGTATCTTCATTATCTCGCATGAAG CTGAATGAATCAATCAAAGATGAGATACTTTCAAACCAGAGAATGGTTCCCCCTGGCAAGGCTTTGTTGGCTCTGAATGGTGCCCTGTTGAACATCGAAGATATGGATCTATACAT GTTGATGGATTTGGCTCATCAGGAATTGTCCCTGGCCAACCAATTTTCGAAGCTTAAG ATACCTGTTGGAGCCATACGGAAACTTCTACTAACTACCCCTCTCCCCGAGCCGGATTCATATCGGGTTGATTTCCGTTCCGTGCATGTTAACTATCTCAACAATCTGGAAGAGGATGATATGTACAAGCGTTGGAGGAGTAATCTTAACGAG ATTTTGATGCCTGCTTTCCCTGGGCAACTACGTTACATCCGAAAGAACCTATTCCATGCAGTTTATGTCATTGATCCAGCAACTGCCTGCGGTCTTGAG TCCATTGACACTCTCAGATCTTTGTATGAAAATCAAGTCCCTGTGAGATTTGGGGTGATTTTATATTCCACTCAATTAATCAAGACAATCGAGGAGAATGGTGGTCAAATCCCATCTTCTGATGCCCAAGTTAAAGAGGACATATCCACTATG GTTATACGTCTTTTTTTGTACATCAAGGAGCACCATGGGATTCAAACAGCTTTTCAGTTCTTGGGCAAT ATAAACACACTAAGGACTGAATCTGCTGATTCTTCCGAGGAGGACATTGAACAGGAGCACGTCGATGGAGCATTTGTTGAGACAATTCT ACCAAAGGTTAAATCACCCCCACAGGATATGTTGCTGAAACTGCAACAAGAGCATACTTTGAAAGAAGCATCTGAAGCAAGCTCCATGTTTGTATTTAAGCTGGGTCTGGCGAAATTGAAGTGTTCCTTTTTGATGAATGGCCTTGTCTTCGATTCTGTTGAG GAAGAAACTCTTTTAAATGCCATGAATGATGAGCTTCCTAAGATACAAGAACAAGTTTATTACGGCCAGATAGAATCCCATACTAATGTTTTGGACAAATTGCTTTCGGAAAGTGGTCTTAGCCGTTACAATCCACAG ATTATTAGTGGAGGAAAGAACAAACCAAGATTTGTGTCACTGGCTTCATCGACTAGGGAAGGGGAATCTATGTTGAATGATGTTAACTACTTGCATTCACCTGAAA CTTCAGATGATGTAAAGTACGTGACTCATCTCCTTGCTGCTGATGTCGCAACGAAGAAAGGAATGAAATTGTTACATGAAGGAGTCCGTTACTTG attggaggttccaaaagtgctCGTCTTGGAGTCTTATTTAGTAGCAGCCAGAATGCCGACCCAAATAGCCTTctgtttataaagtttttcgAAAAAACTGCTTCGTCATTTAG TCATGAGGAAAAGGTGCTATACTTCTTGGATAAACTATGCTTGTTTTACGAGCGTGAATATCTGTTAAAAACATCAGTGGAATCAGCTAGCTCCCAAATGTTCGTTGATAAAGTCGCTGAGCTTGCTGAGGAGTATGGGCTATCTTCTAAGGCCTACCGATCTTGTCTCGCTGAATCGTTGGATGAACAATTACTTAAACGTTTGACAAAG GTCGCTAAATTCGTTTCTTGGGAACTTGGGCTTGAATCTGATGCAAATGCAATTATTTCAAATGGAAGG GTGATATTTCCTGTCGATGAGAGGACATTTTTGGGCCAAGATTTACATCTTCTCGAGTCAATGGAGTTCAATCAAAGAGTAAAGCCTGTTCAAGAAATTATTGAAGGCATTGAATGGCAGGAAGTTGATCCCGATTTGCTGACAAG TAAATATTTTAGCGATGTCTTCATGTTTGTCTCATCTGCAATGGCAACACGAGATCGTAGTTCTGAAAGTGCACGATTTGAGGTGTTGAATTCAGAATACAG TGCGGTTTTGCTAGGAAATGAAAATGCAACTATACACATTGATGCTGTTATCGATCCTTTGAGCCTCACTGGTCAAAAACTAGCATCACTTCTTCAAGTTCTGCAGAAACATGTTCAGACGAGCATGAGGATTGTTCTGAATCCCATG AGTTCCCTTGTGGACATTCCTTTGAAGAATTACTACAGATATGTCTTACCTAATACG GACGATTACAGCAGTACAGGCTTTGACGTAGATGGGCCTAAGGCATTTTTTGCAAATATGCCATTGTCTAAGACACTTACCATGAATCTTGACGTTCCAGAGCCATGGCTTGTTGAACCAGTAATTGCCAT CCATGATCTTGATAATATTTTGCTTGAGAACCTGGGAGATACCACTACACTGCAGGCAGTTTTTGAGGttgaatctcttgttcttaCAG GTCATTGCGCAGAAAAAGATCATGAGGCTCCTCGTGGCCTTCAGCTGATTCTGGGAACCAAAAATAAACCGCATTTGGTTGATACCCTTGTAATGGCCAATTTGGGTTATTGGCAGATGAAAGTATCCCCTGGGGTTTGGTATTTACAACTTGCTCCGGGTAGAAGTTCTGAACTATACGTTTTGAAAGGAGGAAATGACGGGAATCAAGATCAATCCTCGCTGAAACGTATTACTATCGATGATCTGCGTGGTAAAGTTGTTCATCTAGAAGTAGTTAAGAGAAAGGGTAAGGAGCATGAGAAGTTGCTAGTTCCTTCtgacgatgatgatggtgtGCAGCAAAGCAATGAA CGACGAAGCTGGAACTCAAATTTCTTGAAATGGGCGTCTGGTTTCGTTGGTGGTCGTCAACAATCAATGAAGGGAGATTCCAAAAAA GAGCATGAGAAGGGTGGACGACAAGGGAAAACGATAAATATATTCTCCATCGCTTCAGGGCATTTGTAA
- the LOC104750974 gene encoding COP9 signalosome complex subunit 5a isoform X2, with protein sequence MEGSSTMMARKTWELENNIITVDQPDSTSDTVFYYDDTAQSRFQQEKPWANDPHYFKRVKISALALLKMVVHARSGGTIEIMGLMQGKTDGDAIIVMDAFALPVEGTETRVNAQADAYEYMVEYSQTNKLAGRLENVVGWYHSHPGYGCWLSGIDVSTQRLNQQYQEPFLAVVIDPTRTVSAGKVEIGAFRTYSEGYKPPDEPVSEYQTIPLNKIEDFGVHCKQYYSLDITYFKSSLDSHLLDLLWNKYWVNTLSSSPLLGSGDYVAGQISDLAEKLEQAESHLNHSRFGGIVPSSLHKKKEDESQLTKITRDSSKITVEQVHGLMSQVIKDVLFNTVRQSNNKSPNDLSDTEPMITS encoded by the exons atggagggtTCGTCGACGATGATGGCAAGGAAGACATGGGAACTGGAGAACAACATTATAACAGTAGACCAACCTGATTCAACCTCTGACACTGTCTTCTACTACGACGATACTGCGCAGAGTAGGTTCCAGCAGGAGAAACCATGGGCTAATGATCCTCACTACTTCAAGCGAGTTAAGATCTCAGCGCTCGCTCTTCTTAAGATGGTGGTCCACGCTCGCTCTGGTGGCACTATTGAAATCATGGGTCTTATGCAAGGTAAGACCGATGGTGATGCTATCATTGTTATGGATGCTTTTGCTTTGCCTGTGGAAGGTACTGAGACTAGGGTTAATGCTCAGGCTGATGCCTATGAGTACATGGTTGAGTATTCTCAGACCAACAAGCTC GCTGGGCGGTTGGAGAATGTTGTTGGATGGTATCACTCCCACCCTGGATATGGATGCTGGCTCTCGGGTATTGACGTTTCTACGCAGAGGCTTAACCAACAGTATCAAGAGCCTTTTTTAGCTGTTGTTATTGATCCAACAAGGACTGTTTCAGCTGGTAAAGTTGAGATTGGAGCATTCAGAACATATTCAGAAGGATATAAGCCTCCAGATGAACCTGTTTCCGAGTATCAAACTATTCCTTTAAATAAAATCGAGGACTTTGGTGTTCACTGCAAACAG TACTATTCATTGGATATCACTTATTTCAAGTCATCTCTTGATAGCCACCTTCTGGATCTCCTATGGAACAAGTACTGGGTGaacactctttcttcttccccacTGCTGGGTAGTGGGGACTATGTTGCCGGACAAATATCAGACTTGG CTGAGAAGCTTGAGCAAGCGGAGAGTCATCTGAATCATTCTCGCTTTGGAGGAATTGTTCCATCATCCCTTCATAAGAAAAAAGAG GATGAGTCACAACTAACTAAGATAACTAGGGATAGTTCAAAGATTACTGTGGAACAGGTCCATGGACTAATGTCGCAG GTGATCAAAGATGTATTATTCAACACAGTGCGTCAGTCCAACAACAAATCTCCCAATGACTTGTCGGATACAGAGCCTATGATTACATCTTGA